The genomic window GTCTTCAAACTTAGAAGAAGAAATTATAGAAAAAGCTCAAAAACGCTTTCGCGAAAAAATTGATGTTGACTTAATTCCGGAATTACAGACCGAAAATTGGAAAGAAAGAACAAAATCTCCACTCGGAATGAGTGATAATGGCGAACTTTTTTTTGATGATTCTAAAATTAAAGCTGAATCTCCAAAAAGAATTGATGTCGATGTTTCGAAGAAAATCATAGAGATTAATAAAAAACCTTGGTGGAAGTTTTGGTAATTAAACCTCTTAATTACTAGGAATATTTTTTTCTAAATTCCGAAGGATTCATTCCTTTATGTTTTTTAAAGACTTTATTTAAATGGCTTTCGTCAGAAAAGTTTAATTCATCTGCAATTTCATTAATTCGCATATCACTATTCAAAAGTCTCGCTTCAATTAATCTCAATTTATAGTTTGCAATATATTCTTGCAGTGTTTCACCCGTTTGCTTTTTAAAATATTTACCCAAATAATTAAGCGCGATATTGAAATGGTCGCTTATTTTTTCTGATTTCAACTCTTTTGGATTGTAAATATTCTCTTGAATATAATGTAGAATTTCAAGAACCATTTCTCCAGTTGTTTCTTTGATTTTCTTTGGGAGCTTCAAAGCAATGTTTCTCGCCACAATTGTAATAATAGTATTTACAATCTGTTCAATAATCTTTTGATGGTAAATCTGCTGATTGTTTTGCTCACTGATTATGTTGCCAATTAATGAAGCAATTAAAGGTTTGTCAATTTGATTTTTCAAAATGCAACCTGGGCGATGACTTGCATTTTGCAGAATATACTCCATTCGCAAAACTGCTTCAGATTGTCCATTTTGAGAACCTGTTTTTACGTAATATTCATTAAATCGAAGAAAAAAGAATTTTGTTGGTGTCGTAATTTCAAATGAATGCACATCTTGCGGCGTCACCAAAAATAAATTTCCGTTTCGATATTGAAACTTATTGTCATTAATAACTTGAATTCCTGTTCCATCAACAATATAAATCAATTCAAAGAAATTGTTTTTCCGAACTGTTTTCGGAAACTGCTCCAATTCTTTAAAATCAACTTCAAAAGGAAGATATAAATTCTTGTTTGTCATTATGTAAAAA from Flavobacterium sp. KACC 22763 includes these protein-coding regions:
- a CDS encoding AraC family transcriptional regulator is translated as MTNKNLYLPFEVDFKELEQFPKTVRKNNFFELIYIVDGTGIQVINDNKFQYRNGNLFLVTPQDVHSFEITTPTKFFFLRFNEYYVKTGSQNGQSEAVLRMEYILQNASHRPGCILKNQIDKPLIASLIGNIISEQNNQQIYHQKIIEQIVNTIITIVARNIALKLPKKIKETTGEMVLEILHYIQENIYNPKELKSEKISDHFNIALNYLGKYFKKQTGETLQEYIANYKLRLIEARLLNSDMRINEIADELNFSDESHLNKVFKKHKGMNPSEFRKKYS